CCTTCCATGAAGGCATAGACATAGGCGGGTCCGGAACCGATGAGGCCCGTGTAGGCGTCGAAGAGTTTTTCCGGCAGCACATGGGCCTGACCGATGGAGGAAAAAACATCCAGCATGGTCTGCCTGCGACCCTCATCCAGCAGCGCGTGGTCGAAGCACAGAGCATAAACGCCCTTGCCGACCATGGCCGGAGTGTTGGGCATGACGCGTACCACGGGGCATGCTTTCCCGGACCATTCGACCAGCTGGTCCAGAGTGACGCCGGCAGCGATGGAGACAAGACAGGTTTCGGGTCCAAGGGCCGAGGCCAGGCCGGTCAGCACCGGGCGCATGACCTGCGGCTTGACGGCCAGCAGAACATAGTCCGAATTATCGACCAGCTCGTGGACAGTGGCATGAATGGTCATGATGTCCGTATTCTTGCGACACATGCCCTCACTCGGATCGAATCCGTGCAGGGCGAACGCGCCGCCCGAGGCCAGCCCGCGAGCGATGGCTCCGCCCATGTTCCCAAGACCGATGAACCCGAATCTTTTCATTATCCTACCAACTCCAATGCGTTGAAGAAGTATGCGATTTCGACCGCTGCGGTATCCTGACCGTCGGAACCGTGGCAGGAGTTCTTTTCGATGTCCAGCGCGTATTTCTTGCGGATGGTGCCTTCGGCGGCGTTGTCCTTGTTGGTCGCGCCCATCAGATCACGGTATTTCTGCACGGCGTTGTCGCCTTCCAGGCACATGACCACGCAGGGGCCGGAGCACATGTATTCGACAAGACTGCCGAAAAAGGGACGCTCGCTGTGCACGGCATAGAAGCCTTCGGCCTGGGATCTGGTCAACTGGATCATTTTCATGCCTTTGATGCGCAGTCCCGCGCTCTGGATCATGGCCATGATCTCGCCCTGCAGGTTGCGGGCGACGGCGTCGGGTTTGATGATGGAGAAAGTGCGTTCCATAAATACTCCTGTAAAAGATTTTGGGGCCTCGTATCCTCTGCATATGGAAAACTCAATACTTCCGCAGAAAATGCCGGATTGTTTGATTATTCAATTCATAATATTATTTCGGAAGTGAAAATGTATTGTTCTCTTGCGCCGTTGTCATGTATGCCTTTCGCCAAGTCTAAGACAGGAAAGGAGGAAATCATGAGCAAAAAACGCCTCTATGAAATTATTTACGAAGTCAGCCGGACCGTGAACTCAAGCCTTGACCCGAGCGAGGTTTTAAGCCGCATCGCGGAGCAGGTAACCCGGGCCATGGGCGTCAAGGGATGTTTCATCCGGCTCCTCGATCGCAGCGGCAATGTCCTGAAACCGGCGGCCTATTTTGGTCTCAGCGAACGCTACGCCAAAAAGGGCGTGGTCGAAGTGGCCAAGAGCGGGCTGGACCGCGAAGCGTTTACCGGCAAGGTGGTCCAGATTGCCGATGCGGGCTCCGACCCGCGCTTTCAGTACGGCGGCGAAGCGACCAAGGAAGGGCTGGTGTCCGT
This DNA window, taken from Desulfomicrobium sp. ZS1, encodes the following:
- the proC gene encoding pyrroline-5-carboxylate reductase, giving the protein MKRFGFIGLGNMGGAIARGLASGGAFALHGFDPSEGMCRKNTDIMTIHATVHELVDNSDYVLLAVKPQVMRPVLTGLASALGPETCLVSIAAGVTLDQLVEWSGKACPVVRVMPNTPAMVGKGVYALCFDHALLDEGRRQTMLDVFSSIGQAHVLPEKLFDAYTGLIGSGPAYVYAFMEGLIDAGVTLGLTRAQATSMVAGLVSGSALMAEAEGAHPTLLKEMVTSPGGTTIAGLNVLDEHRFKFALGQAVLAAARRSKELAG
- the ndk gene encoding nucleoside-diphosphate kinase — its product is MERTFSIIKPDAVARNLQGEIMAMIQSAGLRIKGMKMIQLTRSQAEGFYAVHSERPFFGSLVEYMCSGPCVVMCLEGDNAVQKYRDLMGATNKDNAAEGTIRKKYALDIEKNSCHGSDGQDTAAVEIAYFFNALELVG
- a CDS encoding GAF domain-containing protein — translated: MSKKRLYEIIYEVSRTVNSSLDPSEVLSRIAEQVTRAMGVKGCFIRLLDRSGNVLKPAAYFGLSERYAKKGVVEVAKSGLDREAFTGKVVQIADAGSDPRFQYGGEATKEGLVSVLVAPLFVEGSRPIGVLRVYTGERREFDEEEIGFLQAIANISAIAIENARMHQTLKRQMELINAYDYQVFED